The Streptomyces sp. Je 1-332 genome has a window encoding:
- a CDS encoding Dabb family protein, producing the protein MIRHLVLFKLNDGVERDEPRVVEGVKAFRALGEQIPELTFWECDWNITDRPIAYDFAINSAVEDTDALKRYIEHPAHQAGVALWREFATWVIADYEF; encoded by the coding sequence ATGATCCGCCATCTGGTCCTCTTCAAGCTCAACGACGGTGTGGAGCGCGACGAGCCGCGCGTCGTCGAGGGCGTCAAGGCCTTCCGCGCACTCGGCGAGCAGATCCCGGAGCTCACGTTCTGGGAGTGCGACTGGAACATCACCGACCGGCCCATCGCGTACGACTTCGCCATCAACTCGGCGGTCGAGGACACCGATGCGCTGAAGCGGTACATCGAGCACCCGGCCCACCAGGCGGGCGTCGCGCTGTGGCGTGAGTTCGCCACGTGGGTGATCGCCGACTACGAGTTCTGA